The window GGCGATGAAGTCGGGGATGCGGATGCCCACGGGGCAGGCCGCCACGCAGCGGGGATTCTTGCAATGCAGACAGCGCGAGGCTTCGAGTGCGGCCTCTTCGAGGTCGTAGCCGTAGCAGACCTCTTCGAAATTGGCGGCCCGGATCGCCGGGTCCTGTTCGCGCACGGGGACGCGGGGTATTTTGTTTGCCATAACTTTAGATCAGGTGAAAGGTGAAAAGTAAAAGGTTAAAAGTGGAATGAGACTGGTACGGTCTGTAATGACCCATAAAATACCTTTCACATTTCACTTTTAATCTTTAACCTGTTTTACTTGTCCAATCCGATTTTACATACGTGTCCCGCCTCGCGCTCGGCTTCGATGGCCGCGGCGCGCTGCTCCTGGTTGCGGTACATGCCCTGACGGCGCATCGCCTCGTCGAAATCGACTTCGTGGGCGTCGAACTCCGGGCCATCGACGCACGTGAAGCGCGTCCGTCCGCCGACCGTCACGCGGCAGGCGCCGCACATGCCCGTGCCGTCAACCATCAGCGCGTTGAGCGACACGGTGGTCTTCAGTCCGTATTTCTTCGTGGTGAGGGCCACGAACTTCATCATGATCATCGGCCCGATGGCCACGCATTCGTCGTAGTGCCGGCCCTGTCGCTCGACGAGTTCTTCGACCACCTGCGTCACCAGCCCCTTGAAACCCTCCGAACCGTCGTCGGTGGCGATGTAGAGGTTTTCGGCCACGGCCCGCATGGCGTCGGTGTAGATCAGCATGTCGCGCGTCTTCGCGCCGATGATGACATCGGCTTCGACGCCGTGTTCCCGGAGCCATTTGACCTGCGGATAGACCGGGGCCGTGCCCACGCCGCCCGCCACGAAGAGGTAGCGCCGTTTGCGGAGCTCTTCGACGGGCATTTTGACGAACTCCGAGGGGTGGCCCAGCGGCCCTGCGAAGTCGGCGAGGGCGTCGCCCTGTTCGAGTGCGCAGATTTTGCGCGTCGAGGCGCCGATGGCCTGCGTGACGATCGTCACGCTGCCCTCCGCGGCGTCGAAGTCGGAGATCGTGAGCGGAATGCGCTCGCCGTGTTCGTCGCTGCGCACGATGACGAACTGTCCGGGCTGCGCCGAACGCGCTACGCGCGGTGCGAGGATCTTCATCAGCCAGATGCCTTCCGCGAGGCTTCGTTTTTCAAGAATGGGGTACATTGTGTCGTATTAAGCGTTTGTGTGTCACTCTTCGATGATCGCCGTGATCCGCAGCCGCCGCATTGGCCGCACGGGATCGTTGGTCACCACCACGAGGTGCTCGGTCAGGACGCCGAAATCCTGCGTCCCGGGGTCGAGGAGCACCTCGGCCCGGTAGGAACCTCCCGGAGCCACCGTCTGGCCCGGTGCGAGCGTCGTGGCGATGTGTCCTTCGCCCTCCACGGCCCGGACGATCAGTTCGGCTTCGCCCGTGTTCGAGAGCGTGAACGACAGCTTCCGGCGCGGGCCCGCATGCTTCACCGGTCCAAATTTAAGGATATTTTCCGAAAATTCGGCCCTCGGGGTCTTTTGTGTCGCGTCGGCAGGCCGCGGATCGACGCCGATGCCGTGCGCAACGATCGTCGTGCCGTTGCTGCGGCCGTCAACGGCGACTTCCAGCGCGTCGCGCAGGGTGCCGTAGCGGGGTTTGTCGGCCGGGATGAGGTAGGAGAGGTTGATCTCGCCCCGCTGGCCCGGCGCGATCCGCTGCGGGGCGTCGATGCTGAGCAGGCCGCTTGCGCTCTGCGGACGCAGCGAGAGGCGGATCGTGCGGTCCGAGGCGTTGGCGTAGCCGATCGCCCCCTGCGTCTGCCGCCCCTGATATATATAGGAGAAGGCGCTGAGCGTCGCGGCCAGCCGCAGGCCCCCGCCGGCATCGACCGGGTAGAGCTCTTCGAGGCTCTTTTCGCGGGGCGTGACATTGCCCTGCACGGTGATCGAGGCGACTTTCTTCCGTTCGTCGGAATAGATCCACAGCTCCTTGGTGAAGGTGCCGGGGCGGTTCGTGGGGTCGTACGTGACGGTGATCTGCGTCGTGCCGCCCGGGGTGACGGGACGGCGCGAGAATTCGGGCGCCGTGCAGCCGCAGGAGGTCACCACGTCGAGGATCACCAGCGGCTTGTCGCCGCGGTTGACGCCCGTGAAAGTGTGGCTGACGCGGCCGTCGCTCTCGCGGATGGTGCCGAAATCCCAGGTGTCGGGTTCGAAGACCAGACGCGCCTGCGCGGCGGCGGAAAGGGCGGCGAACGCCGCGATAATGAGGAGTATGGTTCGTTTCGCTGACATCGGTTCGGTTGTTGCGGGACATGCAAAGATACTTTT of the Alistipes senegalensis JC50 genome contains:
- a CDS encoding sulfide/dihydroorotate dehydrogenase-like FAD/NAD-binding protein, whose product is MYPILEKRSLAEGIWLMKILAPRVARSAQPGQFVIVRSDEHGERIPLTISDFDAAEGSVTIVTQAIGASTRKICALEQGDALADFAGPLGHPSEFVKMPVEELRKRRYLFVAGGVGTAPVYPQVKWLREHGVEADVIIGAKTRDMLIYTDAMRAVAENLYIATDDGSEGFKGLVTQVVEELVERQGRHYDECVAIGPMIMMKFVALTTKKYGLKTTVSLNALMVDGTGMCGACRVTVGGRTRFTCVDGPEFDAHEVDFDEAMRRQGMYRNQEQRAAAIEAEREAGHVCKIGLDK
- a CDS encoding DUF1573 domain-containing protein — protein: MSAKRTILLIIAAFAALSAAAQARLVFEPDTWDFGTIRESDGRVSHTFTGVNRGDKPLVILDVVTSCGCTAPEFSRRPVTPGGTTQITVTYDPTNRPGTFTKELWIYSDERKKVASITVQGNVTPREKSLEELYPVDAGGGLRLAATLSAFSYIYQGRQTQGAIGYANASDRTIRLSLRPQSASGLLSIDAPQRIAPGQRGEINLSYLIPADKPRYGTLRDALEVAVDGRSNGTTIVAHGIGVDPRPADATQKTPRAEFSENILKFGPVKHAGPRRKLSFTLSNTGEAELIVRAVEGEGHIATTLAPGQTVAPGGSYRAEVLLDPGTQDFGVLTEHLVVVTNDPVRPMRRLRITAIIEE